CTGGACTGGTGGGGGATTGTAAAGGCTGACATTGGTATCAAAGATGGACGGATTTACAAAATTGGCAAAGCCGGAAACCCCTATATTCAAGACAACGTTGACATTATTATTGGCCCTGGAACTGAGGCGATCGCCGGAGAAGGCATGATCCTCACAGCGGGCGGCATTGATGCCCACATCCACTTTATTTGTCCTCAGCAGATTGAAACGGCGATCGCCTCAGGTGTCACCACGATGATCGGCGGCGGAACGGGGCCAGCCACCGGAACCAATGCCACCACTTGCACACCGGGGCCGTGGAATATCTATCGCATGCTGCAAGCTGCCGATGCCTTTCCGGTGAATCTTGGCTTTTTAGGAAAAGGCAACAGTGCCCAACAACCGGGACTGATTGAACAGGTGATGGCAGGGGCGATCGGCCTAAAGCTCCATGAAGACTGGGGAACCACTCCAGCAGCGATTGATACCTGTCTCAGTGTGGCGGATCTCTACGATGTGCAGGTGGCGATTCACACCGATACCTTGAACGAAGCTGGATTTGTTGAAGATACGATCGCCGCTTTTAAGGGACGAACCATCCATACCTATCACACTGAGGGAGCCGGAGGCGGACACGCCCCCGACATCATCAAAGTCTGTGGCGAAACCAACGTACTGCCCTCCTCAACCAATCCGACTCGACCCTACACGGTCAACACCTTGGAAGAACACCTGGATATGCTGATGGTGTGCCACCACCTCAGCCGTAGTATTCCCGAAGATGTCGCCTTTGCCGAGTCCCGCATTCGCCGCGAAACGATCGCCGCTGAAGATATCCTCCACGACCTGGGAGCCTTTAGCATGATTGCCTCCGACTCCCAGGCGATGGGGCGGGTCGGTGAGGTGATTATCCGCACCTGGCAAACGGCGCACAAAATGAAGGAGCAACGGGGTGCCCTATCCGGCGACAGCGATCGCAACGACAACACCCGTGCCAAGCGTTACATCGCTAAGTACACGATCAATCCTGCGATCACCCACGGCATTGCCGATCACGTTGGGTCTGTGGAGGAAGGAAAACTCGCGGATCTCTGTCTATGGCGACCCGCCTTCTTTGGCGTGAAACCGGAACTGGTACTGAAAGGTGGCATGATTGCCTGGGCACAAATGGGCGATGCCAATGCGAGTATTCCCACCCCGCAACCGGTACACATGCGTCCGATGTTCGCCAGTTTTGGAGGGGCGATCGCCACTACTTCATTAACCTTTGTCTCTAAGGCATCCCTGGCGCAGGGAATTCCTGGTTATCTCAAGCTCCAGAAAGCTGCCGTCGCCGTATCCAATACGCGCAATATTGGCAAGCAGGACATGAAGCTTAACGACTATCAACCGCATATGGAAGTAGACCCAGAAACCTATGAGGTACGAGCAGATGGTGAATTGCTCCTCTGTACGCCTGCCAAGGTGCTCCCGATGGCGCAACGATATTTTCTATTTTGAGGGGTGAGACCATTGCCACAACAGACGGCTAGGGGCGGGTTTAGCCGATAGCTCCCGGCAGATGCCAATGTAAAGGGCAGAACCCGCCCGTACAAAGAGTGGGGGTCAAGGCTGTATCTTCTGTCCTAATGTGTTCTACAACCTATCGCGTTTATGGAATTCCTCTTCGTACTGGTTTTTAGACACTAGATTTGAGAGGTTCTGAGGTAAACCCATGAC
This genomic window from Synechococcales cyanobacterium T60_A2020_003 contains:
- the ureC gene encoding urease subunit alpha yields the protein MSYRMDRRAYAETYGPTVGDRVRLADTSLIIEVEQDFTTYGDEVKFGGGKVIRDGMGQSPISNAEGAVDVVITNALILDWWGIVKADIGIKDGRIYKIGKAGNPYIQDNVDIIIGPGTEAIAGEGMILTAGGIDAHIHFICPQQIETAIASGVTTMIGGGTGPATGTNATTCTPGPWNIYRMLQAADAFPVNLGFLGKGNSAQQPGLIEQVMAGAIGLKLHEDWGTTPAAIDTCLSVADLYDVQVAIHTDTLNEAGFVEDTIAAFKGRTIHTYHTEGAGGGHAPDIIKVCGETNVLPSSTNPTRPYTVNTLEEHLDMLMVCHHLSRSIPEDVAFAESRIRRETIAAEDILHDLGAFSMIASDSQAMGRVGEVIIRTWQTAHKMKEQRGALSGDSDRNDNTRAKRYIAKYTINPAITHGIADHVGSVEEGKLADLCLWRPAFFGVKPELVLKGGMIAWAQMGDANASIPTPQPVHMRPMFASFGGAIATTSLTFVSKASLAQGIPGYLKLQKAAVAVSNTRNIGKQDMKLNDYQPHMEVDPETYEVRADGELLLCTPAKVLPMAQRYFLF